A window from Bufo bufo chromosome 1, aBufBuf1.1, whole genome shotgun sequence encodes these proteins:
- the LOC120986667 gene encoding beta-1,3-galactosyltransferase 5-like codes for MKRKHFLATSILLSAIIILTFKFFAYSSLRVSTYFYKLPNVTPITPVMRQSITLHDRKHDYPLNLSSFELEFPHLQTYQCSVILSPPVTPYDDDDLPLILMAIKSHPRDGLRRSAVRQTWAQEQVLKGYKLRRLFLVGRTEISGQMEILKVESSMYRDILQWDMMEGHYNLSLKERCFLEWMNHQVPEVDYIFKGDDDVFVNPELVVDLINVFGSPDIIHGYHQHRPPVMRSTKYRITEALYPVKFYPGFVSGGGFIFSGPSVPVLYESSRVMPVFPLDDVYFGFLALAANLTYRHDHRFYVRGLKYDVCTYKEAIVVHGIAPERLINIWREVTKHKCDKDKG; via the exons ATGAAACGTAAACATTTCTTGGCAACTTCTATTCTTCTTTCTGCCATAATCATCctgacatttaaattttttgcatATTCGTCCCTAAGGGTGTCCACATATTTTTATAAACTACCCAATGTGACCCCCATTACTCCAGTGATGAGACAGTCAATAACTCTACATGATAGAAAACATGATTACCCCTTGAACCTCTCCAGCTTTGAGTTGGAGTTCCCACACCTGCAGACGTACCAATGCTCAGTAATTCTCAGTCCACCTGTAACCCCGTACGATGATGATGACTTACCGCTCATATTAATGGCCATTAAATCCCATCCAAGAGATGGACTAAGGCGATCAGCTGTACGACAGACCTGGGCCCAAGAACAAGTGTTGAAAGGCTACAAGCTGAGACGACTCTTTCTGGTGGGGAGAACGGAGATTTCAGGACAAATGGAGATATTGAAGGTGGAGAGCTCCATGTACAGGGACATACTACAATGGGACATGATGGAGGGACATTATAACCTATCACTGAAGGAACGATGCTTCCTGGAGTGGATGAACCACCAGGTCCCCGAAGTGGATTACATATTCAAGG GTGACGACGATGTATTTGTGAATCCAGAGCTGGTCGTAGATCTTATTAATGTTTTTGGATCTCCAGATATAATCCATGGTTACCATCAGCATCGTCCACCTGTTATGCGTTCCACCAAATACAGAATCACTGAGGCCCTCTATCCAGTGAAATTCTATCCTGGCTTTGTGTCTGGTGGAGGCTTCATCTTCTCAGGACCCTCAGTGCCCGTTCTCTATGAATCCTCTCGTGTTATGCCAGTTTTCCCTCTGGACGATGTGTATTTTGGCTTCTTGGCTTTGGCAGCAAATTTGACGTATAGACACGACCATCGTTTCTATGTACGGGGGCTGAAATATGACGTTTGTACGTACAAGGAAGCAATTGTTGTTCATGGAATAGCTCCGGAAAGACTGATTAATATCTGGAGAGAGGTGACCAAGCACAAGTGTGACAAGGACAAAGGTTAA